A single Blastococcus colisei DNA region contains:
- a CDS encoding IS30 family transposase: MAETAELQHLRRAFWRGIRDGRATVAAAKQAGVSQARGFRWFRECGGVSPVELSEPKGRYLSLPEREEIACALERGEGVRAIARGLDRDAGTISREIRRNRPPGRPYRAVPAQAAAEQRARRPKRHKLAHLPLRDHVQAWLEDKWSPQAIAARLRLDFGDDEAMQVSHETIYRSLFIQGRGELSRELTKHLRTGRALRKPRKRVDGRSDPDRRIPDKISIRERPGDADDRAVPGHWEGDFLMGKNNRSAVGTLVERSTRFTILLHLPGPHDLLAFHDAVVAAMGGLPAELRRSLAWDQGLEMRNHKQISIAADLPIYFCDPHSPWQRGTNENTNGLLRQYLPKGTDLSVHSPADLAAIAASLNGRPRKVLGWLKPDEVIGPLLSGHQSTGVATAP; this comes from the coding sequence ATGGCGGAGACGGCGGAGCTGCAGCACCTGCGGCGGGCGTTCTGGCGAGGTATTCGCGACGGGCGGGCCACGGTGGCGGCGGCGAAGCAGGCCGGTGTGTCGCAGGCCCGTGGGTTCCGGTGGTTCCGCGAGTGTGGCGGGGTGTCACCTGTCGAACTGAGTGAGCCGAAGGGCCGGTATCTGAGCCTGCCCGAGCGGGAGGAGATCGCCTGCGCGCTGGAGCGGGGGGAGGGGGTGCGGGCCATCGCCCGGGGGCTTGATCGTGATGCGGGCACGATCAGTCGGGAGATCCGCCGCAACCGTCCGCCGGGCAGGCCGTATCGCGCCGTGCCGGCGCAGGCCGCGGCCGAGCAGCGGGCGCGCCGCCCGAAGCGGCACAAGCTCGCTCACCTGCCGCTGCGCGACCATGTGCAGGCCTGGCTGGAGGACAAGTGGTCACCGCAGGCGATCGCGGCCCGGCTGCGGCTGGACTTCGGTGACGATGAGGCGATGCAGGTCTCCCACGAGACGATCTACCGGTCGCTGTTCATCCAGGGCCGCGGGGAGCTGAGCCGGGAGCTGACCAAGCACCTGCGCACCGGCCGGGCGCTGCGCAAGCCGCGTAAGCGGGTGGACGGTCGGTCCGATCCCGACCGCCGTATCCCGGACAAGATCTCCATCCGGGAGCGGCCGGGCGACGCCGATGACCGCGCCGTGCCCGGGCACTGGGAGGGCGACTTCCTGATGGGCAAGAACAACCGCTCCGCGGTGGGCACCCTGGTCGAGCGCTCGACTCGGTTCACCATCCTGCTGCACCTGCCCGGCCCGCACGACCTGCTCGCCTTCCACGACGCCGTGGTGGCCGCGATGGGCGGGCTTCCGGCGGAGTTGCGCCGCTCGCTGGCCTGGGACCAGGGCCTGGAAATGCGCAACCACAAGCAGATCAGCATCGCCGCCGACCTGCCGATCTACTTCTGCGATCCGCACTCGCCCTGGCAGCGCGGCACCAACGAGAACACCAACGGCCTGCTGCGCCAGTACCTGCCCAAGGGCACCGACCTCTCGGTGCACAGTCCCGCAGACCTCGCCGCCATCGCGGCCTCACTCAACGGCCGGCCCCGCAAGGTCCTCGGCTGGCTCAAGCCCGACGAGGTCATCGGCCCACTATTGTCGGGCCATCAATCCACGGGTGTTGCGACCGCTCCGTGA
- the rpsG gene encoding 30S ribosomal protein S7, translating to MPRKGPAPKRPLVADPVYQSPLVTQLVNKVLVDGKRSVAEAIVYGALEGARAKSDTDPVVTLKRALDNVKPALEVRSRRVGGATYQVPVEVRPSRSTTLGLRWLIQYSRARREKTMTERLMNELLDASNGLGAAVKRREDTHKMAESNKAFAHYRW from the coding sequence ATGCCGCGCAAGGGCCCCGCGCCGAAGCGTCCGCTCGTCGCCGACCCGGTGTACCAGTCGCCGCTGGTCACCCAGCTGGTGAACAAGGTGCTCGTCGACGGCAAGCGTTCGGTCGCCGAGGCGATCGTCTACGGCGCCCTCGAAGGCGCCCGCGCCAAGAGCGACACCGACCCGGTCGTCACGCTCAAGCGCGCGCTGGACAACGTCAAGCCGGCCCTCGAGGTCCGCAGCCGCCGTGTCGGTGGCGCGACCTACCAGGTCCCGGTCGAGGTCCGTCCCTCGCGGAGCACCACGCTCGGCCTGCGCTGGCTGATCCAGTACAGCCGGGCCCGTCGCGAGAAGACGATGACCGAGCGTCTGATGAACGAGCTCCTCGACGCCAGCAACGGCCTCGGTGCCGCCGTGAAGCGTCGCGAGGACACCCACAAGATGGCCGAGTCGAACAAGGCCTTCGCGCACTACCGCTGGTAA
- the rpsL gene encoding 30S ribosomal protein S12, whose translation MPTINQLVRKGREDKVEKTKTPALKGSPQRRGVCTRVYTTTPKKPNSALRKVARVRLTSGIEVTAYIPGVGHNLQEHSMVLVRGGRVKDLPGVRYKIIRGSLDTQGVRNRKQARSRYGAKKEKS comes from the coding sequence ATGCCCACGATCAACCAGCTGGTCCGCAAGGGCCGCGAGGACAAGGTCGAGAAGACCAAGACTCCGGCGCTGAAGGGTTCGCCCCAGCGCCGCGGAGTCTGCACGCGCGTCTACACGACGACGCCGAAGAAGCCGAACTCGGCGCTGCGCAAGGTCGCTCGCGTCCGCCTCACCAGTGGCATCGAGGTGACCGCCTACATCCCGGGCGTCGGCCACAACCTGCAGGAGCACTCGATGGTGCTCGTGCGCGGCGGCCGGGTGAAGGACCTCCCGGGCGTGCGCTACAAGATCATCCGCGGCTCGCTGGACACCCAGGGTGTCCGCAACCGAAAGCAGGCCCGCAGCCGCTACGGCGCGAAGAAGGAGAAGAGCTAA
- a CDS encoding LLM class F420-dependent oxidoreductase yields MRIGIQASYSGGFQETAAEIRDLESAGLDLAAVAEVYTFDAVSQLGYLAAVTERVELLSAIFPIYSRTPALTAMTAAGLDFVSGGRFTLGLGASGPQVIEGWHGVPYDAPLQRTREIVEICRQVWRRERLAHEGKKYTVPLPAEQGTGLGKPLKLINTPVRERIPVMLAALGPKNVELAAEIAEAWEPIFFVPEKASSVWGDSLAAGKARRDPALGELQVITGVPVAIGDDVEPLLEFVRPALALYIGGMGARGKNFYNDLAVRYGYEAEAKTIQDLYLDGKKDEAAAAVPLELVRASSLIGSEGYVAERIAAFAGAGVTTLMLQPMDGSREGRLRTVETMKRLAG; encoded by the coding sequence GTGCGGATCGGCATCCAGGCCAGTTACAGCGGTGGGTTCCAGGAGACGGCGGCCGAGATCCGCGACCTCGAGTCCGCGGGGCTCGACCTCGCGGCGGTGGCCGAGGTCTACACGTTCGACGCCGTCAGCCAGCTGGGCTACCTGGCGGCGGTGACCGAGCGGGTCGAGCTGCTGAGCGCCATCTTCCCGATCTACAGCCGCACTCCCGCGCTCACCGCGATGACCGCGGCCGGCCTGGACTTCGTCTCCGGGGGCCGGTTCACCCTCGGTCTGGGCGCCTCCGGCCCGCAGGTCATCGAGGGCTGGCACGGCGTCCCCTACGACGCCCCCCTCCAGCGCACCCGCGAGATCGTGGAGATCTGCCGCCAGGTGTGGCGCCGCGAGCGGCTGGCCCACGAGGGCAAGAAGTACACCGTCCCCCTGCCGGCCGAGCAGGGCACCGGGCTGGGCAAGCCGCTCAAGCTGATCAACACCCCGGTCCGGGAGCGGATCCCGGTCATGCTGGCCGCCCTCGGCCCGAAGAACGTCGAACTGGCGGCCGAGATCGCCGAGGCGTGGGAGCCGATCTTCTTCGTGCCCGAGAAGGCCTCCTCGGTGTGGGGTGATTCGCTGGCCGCCGGCAAGGCCAGGCGCGACCCGGCGCTGGGCGAGCTGCAGGTCATCACCGGCGTGCCCGTGGCGATCGGCGACGACGTCGAGCCCCTGCTGGAGTTCGTGCGGCCGGCGCTGGCGCTCTACATCGGCGGGATGGGCGCGCGCGGCAAGAACTTCTACAACGACCTCGCCGTCCGCTACGGCTACGAGGCGGAGGCGAAGACCATCCAGGACCTCTACCTCGACGGCAAGAAGGACGAGGCCGCGGCCGCCGTCCCCCTCGAGCTGGTGAGGGCCTCGTCGCTGATCGGGTCCGAGGGCTACGTCGCCGAGCGGATCGCGGCGTTCGCCGGGGCCGGCGTGACCACGCTCATGCTCCAGCCCATGGACGGCAGCCGCGAGGGCCGCCTGAGGACCGTGGAGACCATGAAGCGCCTCGCCGGCTGA